CCTTCAAACGGATACGAACTGATAGAAACAATTCCTCTGAACAGGATCAAAACCCGCATCCCGAATCAGGCGCTGTATGGTCTCTAAGGAAAGACGATGGGAAACGCCCGCAGCAGCCACCACATTTTCCTCTATCATGGTACTTCCCATGTCATTGGCACCAAAAAAGAGGGCTGTCTGGGAGATTTTTTCACCTTGAGTCACCCATGAAGCCTGAATATTATCAAAATTATCCAGATAAATTCTTGAAAGGGCCAGTACCTTCAGGTATTCCACAGCCGTGGCAGCTTCTACTGAAAGCCTTGTATTTTCAGGCTGAAAGGTCCATGGAATAAAAGCCGTAAAACCTGAAGTTTCATCTTGAAGACGGCGCAGACGATCCATGTGGGTCAAAATATCCGCCCTGCTTTCTTTGTGCCCGAACATCATGGTGGCCGTGGTTCTAAGCCCTATACCATGGGCATCCCGCATAACCGAAAGCCATCGGTCCGACAGACATTTTCCGAAAGACACCTCACTGCGTATACGATCCACGAGGATTTCCGCACCTCCTCCTGGAATGGTATCAAGCCCTGCCTTAACCAGCCGCTGAATGCATTCATGGTCCGATATGGCTGCCTGATCTGCAAAATATGCGATTTCCGGTGGGGAATAGCCATGGATATGCAGGGTGGGGAATTTTTCCTTCAGTCGCCGCAAAAGGCTTTCCTGCCAGACAAGATCCAGATCTGGATGCATGCCCCCCTGAAGCAGAATCTGATTTCCTCCCAAAGCATAAGTCTCCTCTATCTTCCGGAAAAAATCCTCATCTTTAAGGACATAGGCTCCCTTTTCGGCTCTGTCCCTGTAAAAGGCACAGAAAAGACAGCCCGAAACGCAGACATTAGTGTAATTGATGTTTCTGTCCACCACATAGCTCACCTGCCCTCCATGGCGTTTGCAGCGGATGGCGTGGGCTGCCGCACCCATCTCAGGAAAACTGCCATGCTCCAGAAGATACAGGCCTTCTTCCATTGAAATGCGCTCTCCCTCAATGGCCCTGCCCAGTATGTCTTCAGACCTTATCATCGCTGCCTCCACTGATTTCTCCGTAAAAACTATCCCGTTCCACAGGAAAAAGATCCGCCCTCCGGATCAGGCTTTCCAGTCCTTTGCGGGTCATGCCCTTGGGAGAAGATGCGCCTGCGGTGTGGGTAATGCGCTCTTCCACAATGGTACCATCCATGTCATCGGCACCGAAAAAAAGAGCTGTCTGGGCCAGCTTTTCCCCCAGCATCACCCAGTAGGCCTTAATATGATCAAAATTATCCAGCACCAGACGGGCAACGGCAATGGTCCTCAGATCATCGATGGCAGCGGTCGGCGTAAGATGGGAAAGCCGGGTATTGGCGGAATGAAAGGCCAGAGGAATAAAGGCTGAAAAACCCTTTGTCCTGTCCTGCAGCTTCCTGAGCTGTAAGAGATGCTCCACCCTTTCTTCAAGGGTTTCAATATGGCCATAGAGCATGGTGGCATTGGTGGGAATCCCCTGACTGTGGACGGTCTCTATGATTTCAAGCCACCGGTCTTTATTAATTTTTTTCGGGAAAAGAGCCTTATGGATACGGTCGCTCAGCACTTCGGCACCACCGCCGGGCATCATGGCAAGGCCAGCAGATTTAAGCCTTTCCACCACCTTTTCCACAGAAAGTCCTGTGATACCTGAAAGATAATCGATTTCAACCGCCGTAAAAGCCTTGATGGTTGCTTCGGGCTGCAGCTCTGTAACGAGATTCAGCAGATTTTCAAAATAATCAAAGCCAAGGCAAGGATTCAAACCACCTACGATATGGATTTCCCGGACAGATTCCATGCTGTTTGCAGACAGCTGCGAACGTACATCCTCTTCATTAAAGGTATAGGCTCCCTCATCCCCTGCATCCTTTGCATAGGCACAGAAAAGACAGCGGTTTTTACACACATTGGAATAATTAAGATGCTGATTGCGGATGAAAAAGGTTTTTTTACCATGGCGGCGAAGGCGCTCTTTGTGGGCCAAAAGCCCCAGGGAGTTAAAATCCGGAGTTTTGTACAAAGTCATGGCATCTTTGAAGTCAAGACGTTCGCCTGAGATACATTTATCCGCAACTGGCTTTAAGAAAGGGTCTGTGATGTGCATGAATTCTCCTCAAAATTTCCATGACCACCTGGTCACACATTTTGATTTCTCATACGGCACATCATAAAAACAGGCAAGGAAAAATTCCTTTTTCCTGCCTGCAAACAAGAAAAGGTACTTTCAAACAATTTCAGATTCAGGAATACGGCACTTTTTTAAAAAACATTTCATCCATGTTTTTGGGACAGTTCAGCTTAAAAGCTTTAAC
This window of the Desulfobotulus mexicanus genome carries:
- the mqnE gene encoding aminofutalosine synthase MqnE; its protein translation is MHITDPFLKPVADKCISGERLDFKDAMTLYKTPDFNSLGLLAHKERLRRHGKKTFFIRNQHLNYSNVCKNRCLFCAYAKDAGDEGAYTFNEEDVRSQLSANSMESVREIHIVGGLNPCLGFDYFENLLNLVTELQPEATIKAFTAVEIDYLSGITGLSVEKVVERLKSAGLAMMPGGGAEVLSDRIHKALFPKKINKDRWLEIIETVHSQGIPTNATMLYGHIETLEERVEHLLQLRKLQDRTKGFSAFIPLAFHSANTRLSHLTPTAAIDDLRTIAVARLVLDNFDHIKAYWVMLGEKLAQTALFFGADDMDGTIVEERITHTAGASSPKGMTRKGLESLIRRADLFPVERDSFYGEISGGSDDKV
- the mqnC gene encoding cyclic dehypoxanthinyl futalosine synthase, whose translation is MIRSEDILGRAIEGERISMEEGLYLLEHGSFPEMGAAAHAIRCKRHGGQVSYVVDRNINYTNVCVSGCLFCAFYRDRAEKGAYVLKDEDFFRKIEETYALGGNQILLQGGMHPDLDLVWQESLLRRLKEKFPTLHIHGYSPPEIAYFADQAAISDHECIQRLVKAGLDTIPGGGAEILVDRIRSEVSFGKCLSDRWLSVMRDAHGIGLRTTATMMFGHKESRADILTHMDRLRRLQDETSGFTAFIPWTFQPENTRLSVEAATAVEYLKVLALSRIYLDNFDNIQASWVTQGEKISQTALFFGANDMGSTMIEENVVAAAGVSHRLSLETIQRLIRDAGFDPVQRNCFYQFVSV